TTGTTGCGGATATATCAACTATATCCCCTCATTTAAGCGTACAGAGCCTAGCAGCTTATATTTTAATATCATAAATCAAAGTGAAAATGGAAAATGTGGTAACGGAAAACGATTTAAAGCATTTCAGGCTCCAACTGCTGAATGATATACGTCAGATTGTTGATGAGAAACTGAATACGATGGCTTCACCATTAATGAGTGATTGGATAAAAGCTGGAAGAGCCAGAAAATTATTAGACATGTCGCCCGGCAGTTTACAGAACCTTCGCATCTCCGGCAAGATTCGGTTTAAGAAGGTTCGTGGCTCGTATTACTATAACCTGAAAGATATAAATAATTTATTCAAGTAAAATGGCCGGGGATATAGAAAAGCTCATGATGTATATTGGTACATTGAGCCGTGACGAAAGGATAAAACCTAAACATATTACGATCTTTTTAACGCTGGTTTATATAGGCTTGTTACAAAATTCAGGAGACCAGATTAGAATAACCAGGCGCGTGGTTATGGAGACAGCACATATCAAAGGCATACCGACTTACCATAAATACATCAACGATCTTCAGAGTTTCGGCTATATTGATTACCAGCCGTCTTATCATCCTGCAGAAGGCAGCAGGGTAACTATTAAATTATAGGATAGAATAACAAAAGGGGAACCCCCTTTTGTTATTCTATTTGGTCAGATTCCAATACACGGTTTTTGACGGCCGGTGTAAACGTCTTCCGGATCGCACGGGTGAAAGACAGTTCTTTACCATCCAGGATCGTTTTGAGTTTGTTCATGCTGGTTTTGATGTAATCTTTTTCTAATCTCAGGTATTTTTCAGTCTGTTTCACTGATTTATGCCCCAGCATCTTTGATATAACCTTAATTTCAACACCATTATTAAGACACAAAGATGCGAAAGTGCGGCGGGCCGTATGGGTGGTAAGCCTTTTGGAAATCCGCGGTCCTGCGGCAATTTCCTTTAAATATAAGTTATAATTGGAATTGGCAACAACGGGGAGTAGTAATCCCTTTTGCTGGCGTCTCGGATGGGTGGCATATCTTTCTATTATGCTCAGGGCATCATCGAATAAGGGGATATCAGCTTTACGCTTGGTTTTTGTACGGTCCTGAATGATCCACCAACTGCCCGTTTCGTCCACTTCTATATCGGACATACTTAGCTTTTCAACATCTGCAAAGGCCAGGCCGGTCATGCTTGAGAATAGAAAAACATCACGAACACGATCCAGCCGTTCAAATTCATAATTGTGATTAACGATCTGGTATAGTTCTCCCTCGTTGAGCGCATCATGCTCAACTTCATCAAGGTGCATTTCAAACTCAGCAAACGGATTGGATAATATGTACTTCTTTTTAACACCTCTCAGCACGATCTTCTTCATGTTTGAGATATATTTACAGGCCGTATTATTACAACATGATCTTTCAGACATAAGATAGAAATAAAAATCATTGACAAAATCATAATTTAAATCAGCCAATAGGATATCATCTTTATCATATTTCCATTTGAGATAATTTTGGGTATGCATATAAGCGGTATCATATCTTTCGCGTGTCCCGTCAGCGGCTTTCTCTTTTTCAACCAGTATCTTTAATTGATCATTATGCTTTTTAAATTCTTCCAGCAGGTAGTGTTTAGGAGTGTCCCGCCCCTTCACATAGTCAATTAAAATCTCGGCAGTTACCTGCTTGTCGCTTGAGATTAAATCTGTACGTTTCTTTTCAATTTTAGCTTCCAGAGTGGTCAGGAAGGAGTTCAAGGTTTGGGAAAGTTCATCTTTGCCTACGCTACGGCCTAATTGCTGATGCCATAGCTTATGGGCGCATTTTCGCTGAATAGATGCTTCTTTGGGAATGCCGTCTACCGTAATACGGATGTAAACGGAACGTGGCTGGCCGGAATCCTTTTTAGGGGCCTTTAAAAAAAACAGGACTGCAAAACTTTCACTCAACATAATTCTACATTTTAAAGGTTGATAAATGTCGAATTATTGGTCATCTCAATCAAGATGTTAAGTTAATGAACATGTTGATATACAAATACTTACTATGAAATCGTGGCACCTTTTTTTGACTTTGCAAGGTGCCACGATTTACGCTATTTTTTTTTGGCGTTTTTGAAAGATTTGGTAGCTTTTTTGGGGGAAACAAAAAAGCCTGCCATCTTTCGATAGCAGGCTGGTAAAGCACTTTATTGAAAATGTGTTAATTATAACACGGTTTTCATTATAAGTTTTATAATCTGAGCGGAGAAAGAGGGATTCGAACCCCCGGACCTGTTACAGTCAACGGTTTTCAAGACCGCCGCATTCGACCGCTCTGCCATTTCTCCGGTGCAAAAGTAGGAAACTGGAACAATTTTCAAAAAAAAATTTTCAAGTCCACCCTCATCCCCCACTAAAATCCAACCGTAGTCTGCATTTGCAAAGAAAAAAAACCTATTTTTAAGAACTAAAATGTTTACCCGGACGACTTAAAACATGCTAATTAAGAAATTCTTCCTGTACCACCTGTTGGTGCTGGCTCTTATGAAAACTGCTACAGCGCAAACCTGTACCTCCATCGGCCAGACCCCCTCCACCGCCTTCCCGGTTTGTGGTACAAAATCTTTTATTCAGCAATCCGTCCCCGTCTGTGTCACCCACGAAATTCCCGGACCAAATTGTAACGTGCCCGGCGATGGTACCCACACAGACGTCAATCCTTACTGGTATAAATTCACCTGCTATACTTCCGGTACCCTGGGTTTTACCATCACCCCCAATACATTATCCGACGACTACGACTGGCAGATCTTCGACATCACCAACAAAACACCTGATGCTGTTTTTACTGATAAGTCATTGTATGTCTGTATGAACTGGTCAGGCGAAGGCGGTAAAACCGGCGCTTCTTCTGCCGGCACCTCCCTGGATGTATGTGGTGGCTATGGCCAGCCACTTTTCAGTAAGATGCCCACCATCACCAAAGGACATAACTACCTGTTACTAATCAGTCACTTCGACGGCGATTCGCAAAGCGGGTACAGCCTTTCCTTCGATGGCGGTACTGCAGATATTACAGATCCGACTGTTCCGAAATTGCAGTCAGCGACCTACCGCTGTCTCAATAATACCATCAAGGTGGCCCTCACCAAAAAGGTCAATTGTACGACACTCGCTGCAGATGGCAGCGACTTTACTTTCGTGACCACAGGCGGTTACCAGGTAACCGGCGCTTCCAGCACACAGTGTAGTAACGGGTTCGATCTGGATACTATCACGCTCACCCTCAATACCACACTACCTCCCGGAGATTATATCATTGCTGCACAGGCAGGTACAGATGGCAATACACTGGCGAATACCTGTGGCAACCCGGTACCTGTAGGTGATACGTTGCATTTCCATATTGGTACGCCATCAGTGATCACCACCGTTTCGGATGTAACTACCAGCTGTGCTCCTGACCAGTTAAAAGTAGGACTATCCTCCCCGGTACGATGTGGATCTATCGCGGCCGATGGTAGCGACTTCACCATAAGCGGGCCCACAACAGTGAGTATTACAGCCGCTTATGGCCTTTGTGACAGTGATAACCTGACGGATACAATCGTGTTGCAACTCTCCCGCCCTATCTATACAAAGGGTAATTATAGCGTCACTATCAAAAACGGCAGTGACGGCAACACCTTGTTAGGAGAATGTGGCCAGTCAGTACTATATCCTCAAACCACTGTTTTTCATACGGCCGATACAGTAAATGCGACTTTCTCCTACAGTAGAAATATCAATTGTAAGATCAGTACCATTGATTTTTTGCATGATGGCGACCACGATGTAAACAGCTGGCTATGGACTTTTGAAGATAGTTCCACCGCTACCACACAGGAAGTGGTGAAAGTATATAATTCCTTTGGCGTCAAAACCGCACAACTGATTGTGTCCAATGGCGTATGTACAGATACCGCATTTGTCAGCATCAGCTTTGAAAAAACACTGGGGGCCTATTTCACAGTAGATCCAGGACCATACTGTCCTTTGGATGTAGTGATAGCGAAAGACAGTAGTTATGGCAATATCATCCGTTACTACTGGGATTATGGCAATGGGGTAACCAGCGTAAGTCCAACTGCAGAGCCACAGCAATACTTCCCGACCAGCCGGGAACAGCAATACCTGATCCGGTTAATTGTGGAGGACGAACTCCATTGCAAGGACACCGCCGATCATTACATTACAGCTGTAACGAGTTGTTATATAGATGTTCCGAATGCATTTTCTCCCAATAATGATGGAGTGAATGATTATCTTTATCCACTGAACGCATACAAAGCGATAGACCTATATTTTGCTGTATATAACCGTGTAGGACAACTGGTATTTGAGACCACCGACTGGACCAAACGGTGGGACGGAAATGTAAAGGGACAACCTGC
This Chitinophaga sancti DNA region includes the following protein-coding sequences:
- a CDS encoding site-specific integrase, with protein sequence MLSESFAVLFFLKAPKKDSGQPRSVYIRITVDGIPKEASIQRKCAHKLWHQQLGRSVGKDELSQTLNSFLTTLEAKIEKKRTDLISSDKQVTAEILIDYVKGRDTPKHYLLEEFKKHNDQLKILVEKEKAADGTRERYDTAYMHTQNYLKWKYDKDDILLADLNYDFVNDFYFYLMSERSCCNNTACKYISNMKKIVLRGVKKKYILSNPFAEFEMHLDEVEHDALNEGELYQIVNHNYEFERLDRVRDVFLFSSMTGLAFADVEKLSMSDIEVDETGSWWIIQDRTKTKRKADIPLFDDALSIIERYATHPRRQQKGLLLPVVANSNYNLYLKEIAAGPRISKRLTTHTARRTFASLCLNNGVEIKVISKMLGHKSVKQTEKYLRLEKDYIKTSMNKLKTILDGKELSFTRAIRKTFTPAVKNRVLESDQIE
- a CDS encoding gliding motility-associated C-terminal domain-containing protein, whose protein sequence is MLIKKFFLYHLLVLALMKTATAQTCTSIGQTPSTAFPVCGTKSFIQQSVPVCVTHEIPGPNCNVPGDGTHTDVNPYWYKFTCYTSGTLGFTITPNTLSDDYDWQIFDITNKTPDAVFTDKSLYVCMNWSGEGGKTGASSAGTSLDVCGGYGQPLFSKMPTITKGHNYLLLISHFDGDSQSGYSLSFDGGTADITDPTVPKLQSATYRCLNNTIKVALTKKVNCTTLAADGSDFTFVTTGGYQVTGASSTQCSNGFDLDTITLTLNTTLPPGDYIIAAQAGTDGNTLANTCGNPVPVGDTLHFHIGTPSVITTVSDVTTSCAPDQLKVGLSSPVRCGSIAADGSDFTISGPTTVSITAAYGLCDSDNLTDTIVLQLSRPIYTKGNYSVTIKNGSDGNTLLGECGQSVLYPQTTVFHTADTVNATFSYSRNINCKISTIDFLHDGDHDVNSWLWTFEDSSTATTQEVVKVYNSFGVKTAQLIVSNGVCTDTAFVSISFEKTLGAYFTVDPGPYCPLDVVIAKDSSYGNIIRYYWDYGNGVTSVSPTAEPQQYFPTSREQQYLIRLIVEDELHCKDTADHYITAVTSCYIDVPNAFSPNNDGVNDYLYPLNAYKAIDLYFAVYNRVGQLVFETTDWTKRWDGNVKGQPADIGTYVWMLRYTVKDSGKKIFRKGTATLIR